The proteins below come from a single Vanacampus margaritifer isolate UIUO_Vmar chromosome 10, RoL_Vmar_1.0, whole genome shotgun sequence genomic window:
- the gfpt2 gene encoding glutamine--fructose-6-phosphate aminotransferase [isomerizing] 2, with amino-acid sequence MCGIFAYLNHQVPRTRKEIFETLVKGLQRLEYRGYDSAGVAVDGKSKESSDINGKTICLIKKRGKVKALDEELRKKDSLDLEEELCTHFGLAHTRWATHGEPSALNSHPHRSDNNNEFVVIHNGIITNYKELKAYLITKGYAFESETDTEVIPKLIKYVYDNREYDSISFSTLVERVIQQLEGAFALVFKSRHFPGEAVVARRGSPLLIGVRSEHELSTEHIPIQYKGALLKEDIQEKNNHNRSGGTINSVGDGRPVEFYFASDASAIIEHTNKVLYLEDDDIAVVRGGELSIHRINRQAGEDPVRAIQTLKMELQEIMKGNFDSFMQKEIFEQPESVVNTMRGRICFDTNTVILGGLKDHIKEIKRCRRLIVIGCGTSYHAAVATRQILEELTELPVMVELASDFLDRNTPVFRDDVSFFTSQSGETADTLMALRYCKERGALTVGITNTVGSSICRETDCGVHINAGPEIGVASTKAYTSQFVALTMFALMMSEDRISLQKRRLEIINGLRVLPDLIKKVLSLDEKIKIIAEELYQQKSLLVMGRGFNYATCLEGALKIKEITYMHSEGILAGELKHGPLALIDKHMPVIMIIMKDACYTKCQNALQQVTARSGRPIILCSQDDAEVTMNAYRTIELPRTVDCLQGVLSVIPLQLLSFHLAVLRGYDVDCPRNLAKSVTVE; translated from the exons ATGTGCG GGATTTTTGCTTACCTAAACCATCAAGTGCCTCGCACCAGGAAGGAGATATTTGAGACACTAGTGAAGGGACTGCAGAGACTTGAGTACAGAGGCTACGATTCAGCAG GCGTTGCTGTGGATGGGAAATCCAAGGAAAGCTCTGACATCAATGGCAAAACCATCTGTTTGATCAAGAAGAGAGGAAAGGTCAAGGCTTTGGATGAGGAGCTTCGCA AGAAAGACTCCCTGGACCTGGAAGAGGAACTGTGCACGCACTTTGGCCTCGCTCACACTCGCTGGGCCACACACGGCGAGCCCAGCGCGCTCAACAGTCACCCTCATCGCTCTGACAACAATAATG AGTTTGTTGTCATCCACAACGGCATCATCACCAACTACAAGGAGCTGAAGGCCTATCTG ATCACCAAGGGATATGCATTTGAGTCCGAGACAGACACAGAGGTGATCCCAAAGTTGATCAAGTACGTTTACGACAACCGGGAGTATGACAGCATCAGCTTCTCCACGCTGGTGGAGAGGGTCATTCAGCAGCTG GAGGGCGCCTTTGCCCTGGTTTTTAAAAGTCGCCATTTCCCTGGAGAGGCCGTGGTTGCCAG GAGAGGAAGTCCGTTGCTGATTGGCGTACGAAGCGAACACGAACTGTCAACTGAACACATTCCTATCCAGTACAAGGGCG CTCTATTGAAGGAGGACATTCAGGAAAAGAACAACCATAACCGCTCTGGTGGCACTATTAACTCTGTAGGAGATGGCAGACCTGTGGAGTTTTACTTTGCCTCTGACGCTAG TGCCATTATTGAACACACCAACAAGGTGTTGTACCTGGAGGACGATGACATTGCTGTGGTGAGAGGAGGGGAACTTTCCATCCACAGAATAAATCGACAGGCCGGTGAAGATCCTGTACGGGCCATCCAAACACTAAAGATGGAGCTGCAGGAGATAATGAAAG GAAACTTTGATTCCTTCATGCAGAAAGAGATCTTTGAGCAGCCGGAGTCAGTGGTCAACACAATGAGAGGTCGCATTTGTTTCGACACCAACACTG TGATTCTCGGAGGATTGAAGGACCACATAAAAGAAATTAAACGCTGCAGACGGCTAATTGTGATTGGCTGTGGCACTAGTTACCATGCTGCAGTCGCT ACCAGGCAAATCCTGGAGGAACTAACGGAGTTGCCTGTCATGGTGGAGTTGGCGAGTGACTTCCTGGACCGCAACACGCCTGTTTTCAGAGATGATGTCAGCTTCTTCACCAGCCAGTCAG gagagacagcagacacCTTAATGGCTTTGCGTTACTGTAAGGAGAGAGGCGCCTTAACAGTGGGCATAACCAACACTGTGGGAAGCTCCATTTGCAGAGAAACAGACTGTGGAGTCCACATTAATGCTGGTCCTGAGATTGGAGTCGCTAGCACCAAG GCATACACCAGTCAGTTTGTGGCGCTCACCATGTTTGCACTTATGATGAGTGAGGACAGGATCTCCCTACAGAAGAGAAGACTGGAGATCATCAACGGCCTCAGAGTGCTCCCTG ATCTGATCAAAAAGGTGCTGTCTCTGGATGAGAAAATAAAGATCATTGCTGAAGAGCTGTACCAGCAGAAGTCTCTTCTGGTCATGGGCCGTGGTTTCAATTATGCCACATGCCTGGAGGGGGCACTG AAAATCAAAGAAATCACCTACATGCACTCGGAGGGCATCCTGGCAGGGGAGTTGAAGCACGGACCTCTGGCACTCATTGACAAACATATGCCAGTCATCATGATCATCATGAAGGATGCCTGCTACACCAAGTGTCAAAACGCCCTCCAACAAGTCACTGCTAGATCG GGCAGGCCCATCATCCTGTGTTCCCAGGACGACGCTGAGGTGACCATGAATGCTTACCGGACCATTGAACTGCCGCGTACTGTCGACTGCCTGCAGGGCGTCCTCAGTGTCATCCCCCTGCAGCTACTGTCCTTCCACTTGGCAGTGCTGCGAGGATATGAT GTCGACTGCCCCAGAAACTTGGCCAAGTCTGTGACAGTGGAATGA